GTGGCTGATGACCTTCAACGCGACCCAGCTCCTCCTGATTGCGCTCGGCTCGCTGCCGCTGAAATACTGGCGCAGTTTCCGCGCCGGCTGCGCCGGCGGCACATGAACGCCCAAGGCCGCGCCCCCGTCGGGGGCGCCGAAGACGGCGTAAGGTAGCTCGACCTTCCGGTGTCGAGTTTTGAAACCAACCTCGCGCCCCCTCCCGACATCGGAATGTCGAGTTACGGCTCCAACCACACCGGCTGCGTGTAGGCGCCGTTCGCGGCGATGTCCCATACTTCGAAGCGCACCCACTTGCGGCCCGCGAGGTCGGGCGCGAGCTTCAGCTCGGTCTTCCCGAACGCCGTCGTGTTCAGCATCTCGATGCGATGGCGGAACACATTCTTGCCGTCACCGGAAATCACCTCGGCAAACTTGAGCGGGAAGGTCCATTCGAGTTCCACGCGCACCTCGGGCTTCTCACCGGGCCGCGGCTTGAGCGTCTCGCCACTGGACTTGCCGTTGACGATGAACTGCCGGATGAGCACCTCGCCCGTGGTCGTGAAGAACGCGCCCGCGCGCAGCGTGTCGAGCACCGGCTGCCAGCCTTCGTCGTAGCTCGGCAGCTTCGCGAGGCGGAGGTAGTTGATGTTCATGTGGCCGTAGAGCTCGTGCGTGCGGTCGATCTTGAAGACGTCCACCTCGCCCGGCAGATACTTTTTCTGTCCCCAATTCGCCATGTCATTGAGCAGGTCGAGGCAGCGTTCGCCGAGCCGCTCGCGCGAGAGGTCCGCGGGCATCGCCTTCCACGCCGCACCGAGCCACGAGTCGGACAGGTAGAAGTCCTCGTTGCGATAAATGTCGGGTGTCCAGCTCGAGGCCTTGATGCGCGCGTGCGCGGTGAAGGCCAGCCCCTTCTCGCGCTGGATGAGGTTGAGCATGTCGGCGCGGTTGCCGGTGCGATAGAGGGTGCCGTAGCGCTCGTGCCTCTCCTCGAACGGCTGGCCTTCGCCGCGGACCATCGTCCAGTAAACGGGCTTCGGAAACATCAGCATCCAGTGGCCGGGATGCTTGCCGGGCTCGTTCACGCCGAGGTGCACATTCGCCTCCTCGCCGGGGATGAGCAGCAAATTCGTGTCGGACAGCCGCCGGCATTCCTTGAACATCGCGTCCAGTTCGGGCAGCCGCAGCGGGCCGGGGTCGCGCGGATGCCCGTCGCCATGGAATTCGCCGAGGTGCACCGCCTGCACGCCCATGCGCTTGAAGACGTCCACAAACTGCGGCACCGCGGGCGGCTGCGCGCGCGACTTCGCCGCCTCGATCGCGGCCATCGCGATGGCCATGTGATAGTGCGACGTGAACGTGACGTGTCCCGGCAGCTCGGCGAAGCGGTCCTGCCGCGTGAAGCGCAGCGTCTCGAACAGCGCGTTGCCCGCGGGCCCGTGCGTGAGCAGCAGGAAGCACCCGAGCCGCTGCGATGTGTTCGGCGGCGCGTTGAACCACGGCACGTAGTTGCCGCCGCCCTTGGGGTCCTGCCGGATGCCGAAGCCGAACCGGTCCACGAACTGGTGCCGCCGGCCGAACCACACGAACTCGTTGTTCGTCGTGATGTCCACCGGGAAGAAGAACTGGTGCGGCGCGGGGAAGATCGCGAGGCTGCCCGTCGTGCATTCGGCGATCAGCACGCGATGGCGCACCGCGAGCGAGCGGTCCGGCGTTCCCGGCAATGCCGACGTGCCCTGCATCCTGCCATCCGTGTCCATCCACGCGAACGCCTGCGCGCCGTCAATGTCACCCGTGAGGCCGAGATCGTAGATGAACGCGAGCCCGTCCTGCTGGGTGGTGACCACCGCCTCCATCTGCACGAGCCGCGTGTCCGCGTAGAACGTGAAACGCAGCTCGCCATTGAAGGGCCCGATGGCGACGTCGCCGAACGCCACCGTCGCGCGCCGGCCTTCGCTGGTCACGCGCGCCCGGGTGAGCTTGAACTCGCCGACGTGCGTGCGGTTCGGTCGCTTCGCGGGCGAATCAAAGAACGTGTTCCACGGGCTCATCCCCGGCGGGCGCCCCGCGGGCGCGACGCGCGTGCCGACAGTCATCGTCACGAGCGGATGCATGTTGCCCATCCACGGCTCGCCCGTGAGGTCGCCCGGCCCGAGCGCGAGGATGGCGCGGATGAGCGGCCGCTCCGGGTCGAGCGAGAACTTGAGCCAGCCCGTGACGCGGTCGGCCATCGGCCACATCACGAACAGTTCCTGCTCCACCTCGTGCACGCGCACGCCGCACGTGGCGGAATAACCCGTAAGATCGGCTTTCACCGGGTCGGCGGCGGGTGCGGTCGCGACGAGGAACGCGAGCACGCCAGCAAGCCACGAGGCGCGTGAAGCGCAAGCTGGCGCCGGTCGCTCTGCGGCATGCGACCGGTCGCAGCGCGCCAGCGTCCCGCAGGCAAAATCGTGTCCCTTCGTGTCCATTCGTGGTTTCCCTCCGTTGAACGCCGCGGGTCGCGCTCAGTCGCGGTAGATCGCGATCTCGAACGACCCGTCCGCGCGCATCACCCCGCGAAACATCCCCTCCGTGTTAAACGGCATCGCCACGTTGCCCCGCCGGTCGAGCGCGATGATTCCGCCCGTGCCGCCGAGTTCCTTCAACTTCTTCATCACGACGAGGTCCGCGGCCTCGGCGAGTTTCAGGCCCTTGTATTCCATGAGCGCCGCGACGTCGTAAGCCACCACGCCCCGGATGAAAAACTCGCCGTGCCCCGTGCCCGAGACGCCGCACGTGCGATTGTCCGCGAACGTGCCCGCGCCGACGATGGGCGAATCGCCCACGCGGCCGAATTTCTTGTTCACCATGCCGCCCGTCGAGGTGCCCGCGGCGAGGTTGCCGCGCCCATCAAGCGCGACCGCGCCCACCGTGCCCGCGCGCTCGGCGGGCGTGAGCATCTCGAACTCCGACCGCGGCTTCTCGCGGTCCTTCTGTTTTTGTGAGCGCAGAATGCGCTCAAGCTGCTGCCGGCGCTGGTCGGTGATGAAATAGTCCGGCGGCATCATCGTCACGCCGTGCTGTTTGCCGAAGATTTCCGCGCCCTCGCCGGTCATCAGCACGTGCGGCGACTTGTCCATCACGAGGCGCGCGAGGACGATCGGGTTCTTCGGATGCTTCACCGCGGCGACCGCGCCGGCGCGGCGGGTCGCGCCGTCCATGATCGAGGCGTCCATTTCCACCGTGCCCTCGGCGGTGAGCACCGCGCCCTTGCCGGCGTTGTGCAAGGGCGAATCTTCGAGCACTTGGATGGCCGCGACGACGGCGTCGAGCGCCGCGCCGCCGGCCTTGAGAACGGCGTGTCCCGCGCGGAGCGAGGCCTCGAGCGCGGCGCGATGGCCCTTCTCCTTGTCCGCGGTCATCTCCGCGCGCGGGATGGCGCCCGCGCCGCCGTGGATGACGAGCGTGATCGGCGCGGCGGGTTCGGCTGCGGATGCGGCGTGGCTCATAAGCAGGGCGGCGGTGACGGCGAGGAGGGCGAACGAGGTGTTCATGGCGAGGAGTTCGCGCGGGTTTCGGAGTGCTGACGCGCAACGATTGTCCTGCCCGTGGCGAAGTCAAACAAATCTTCGCGGCCAACCGCGTCGCGGGGCGGCGGCTTTCCGCTTCTCGCCCCGCACGCGGCCTTCGTATGCTCGCGGCATGGACTTGGCAGGCAACCTGGCTTCGATCCGCGCGCGCATCGCGTCGGCGTGCGAGCGCGCCGGGCGCGATCCCGCCGCGGTCCAGCTCGTCGCCGTGAGCAAGGGCCAGCCGCCGGCGGTCGTCCACGAAGCCGCGGCGCTCGGCCTTGCCATCTTCGGCGAGAATCGCGTGCAGGAGGCGAAGGCAAAAATCCCCCAGTGCCCCGGGCGCCTGCGGTGGCACATGATCGGACATCTCCAATCCAACAAGGCGCGCGATGCCGTGGACCTGTTCGAGATGATTCACAGCGTGGACTCGCTTGGACTCGCGGAAGAATTGAACCGGCGCGCCGACGCCGCGGCGAGGCGGCTGCCCATCCTGTTGGAGGTGAACATCGCCGCGGAGGCGGGCAAGCACGGCCTCACCCCGGACGCCGCGCTCGCAAACCTCGACGCGATCAATGCCCTGCCACGGCTTGAAGTTCACGGCTTGATGACGATGGCGCCGTGGACGCCCGACGCCGGGAAAGTGCGCCGGGTGTTCCGCCGGCTGCGCGAGATGCGGATCGAATGCGAGCAAAGGCTCGGCGCGCCTCTGCCGCACCTGAGCATGGGGATGACGAGTGACTTCGAGGTCGCCGTCGAGGAAGGCGCGACGCTGGTGCGCATCGGCACCGCGCTCTTCGGCGCGAGGGCGCGTCCCGGGTAGCCGCCGCTTGGCCGGCGCCGGCGCTGGGATTCCCCGCGCCATCTCGACATTGGAATGTCGAGCCTCTACCGTCGCCGCGCCTTGCAGTGAACCCGCACAACGCAACGACCCACTGAATCCAGCATGAGCGTCCTCATCGTCGGCACCACCGCCCTCGACTCCATCAAGACTCCGAAAGCCGAGAACCCGCGCCTGCTCGGCGGCTCGGCCAGCCACGCGTCGGTCGCGGCGAGCTTCTTCTCGCCGGTGCGGCTCACGGGCATCGTGGGCGAGGATTTCCCGGAAAAATATGTCCGGCTCTATCGCAAGCACGGCATCGACCTCGCGGGATTGGAGCGCGCGCCCGGCAAGACGTTTCACTGGGC
This genomic interval from Verrucomicrobiota bacterium contains the following:
- a CDS encoding isoaspartyl peptidase/L-asparaginase; protein product: MNTSFALLAVTAALLMSHAASAAEPAAPITLVIHGGAGAIPRAEMTADKEKGHRAALEASLRAGHAVLKAGGAALDAVVAAIQVLEDSPLHNAGKGAVLTAEGTVEMDASIMDGATRRAGAVAAVKHPKNPIVLARLVMDKSPHVLMTGEGAEIFGKQHGVTMMPPDYFITDQRRQQLERILRSQKQKDREKPRSEFEMLTPAERAGTVGAVALDGRGNLAAGTSTGGMVNKKFGRVGDSPIVGAGTFADNRTCGVSGTGHGEFFIRGVVAYDVAALMEYKGLKLAEAADLVVMKKLKELGGTGGIIALDRRGNVAMPFNTEGMFRGVMRADGSFEIAIYRD
- a CDS encoding YggS family pyridoxal phosphate-dependent enzyme, yielding MDLAGNLASIRARIASACERAGRDPAAVQLVAVSKGQPPAVVHEAAALGLAIFGENRVQEAKAKIPQCPGRLRWHMIGHLQSNKARDAVDLFEMIHSVDSLGLAEELNRRADAAARRLPILLEVNIAAEAGKHGLTPDAALANLDAINALPRLEVHGLMTMAPWTPDAGKVRRVFRRLREMRIECEQRLGAPLPHLSMGMTSDFEVAVEEGATLVRIGTALFGARARPG